In Populus nigra chromosome 10, ddPopNigr1.1, whole genome shotgun sequence, the following proteins share a genomic window:
- the LOC133705131 gene encoding uncharacterized protein LOC133705131: protein MPLQRPNLLRLLNCFSAASTLLILLPFLLPCIFFGFVFIIFLFVLILPFLCSFISSCLIFKVVSLEMKHIPFFGTKFGTTRSRTVGGDSKYYKIADHEKVDDLGLKDKEGSFMVDPSLELPSFDESEEEKHKKREDDPEVDGRENLCKYEEDSWQILVPKSCTKKEEHKTFFELLSFWRKKEKERYRRYLN, encoded by the exons ATGCCCCTCCAACGCCCCAATTTATTGAGACTATTGAACTGCTTCTCTGCTGCTAGCACTCTGTTAATCTTACTaccctttcttcttccttgtATTTTCTTTGGCTTCGTTttcattatatttcttttcgttttaattttaccattcttGTGTAGCTTTATATCCTCTTGCCTCATCTTTAAGGTTGTATCTCTAGAAATGAAGCATATCCCATTTTTTGGGACGAAATTTGGAACCACTAGGTCCAGGACTGTTGGAGGAGACTCAAAGTATTACAAGATTGCTGATCACGAAAAGGTCGATGATCTGGGCCTCAAAGATAAGGAAGGTAGCTTTATGGTAGACCCTAGTTTGGAGCTTCCATCTTTCGATGAATCTGAAGAGGAGAAACACAAAAAACGAGAAGATGATCCTGAGGTGGATGGAAGAGAGAACCTGTGCAAGTATGAGGAGGACTCTTGGCAAATTCTGGTACCAAAATCTTGTACCAAAAAGGAAGAACATAAGACG TTTTTTGAACTCCTGTCCTTttggagaaagaaagagaaggagagatATAGAagatatttgaattaa